The Artemia franciscana chromosome 18, ASM3288406v1, whole genome shotgun sequence genome includes a window with the following:
- the LOC136038555 gene encoding 1-acyl-sn-glycerol-3-phosphate acyltransferase epsilon-like, whose amino-acid sequence MKDGLQTIPMYGFYFYQHACVYVNRDAFRPQKMLEALDYLKHPKIRSWVVIFPEGTLFDPVDIPTIEKSRKIAEEKKLPVLGNHLTPRYRGAYMIFDRLKEKLDAVYNVTYVYDNSMTDEGRKTAPQLIGE is encoded by the exons ATGAAAGACGGCTTACAAACCATTCCAATGtatggattttatttttatcaacatGCTTGTGTCTACGTCAATAGAGATGCGTTCAGACCTCAGAAGATGTTAGAAGCTTTGGATTATTTGAAACATCCTAAAATAAGG TCATGGGTAGTTATATTTCCGGAGGGTACACTCTTTGATCCTGTAGACATTCCAACCattgaaaaatccagaaaaatagCTGAAGAAAAGAAATTGCCTGTTCTTGGGAATCACTTGACCCCCAGATACCGGGGTGCTTACATGATATTCGATCGtcttaaagagaaattagatGCTGTTTATAATGTCACCTACGTCTATGACAATTCTATGactgatgaaggaagaaaaaCTGCCCCCCAACTCATTGGTGAGTAA